From a single Labrenzia sp. PHM005 genomic region:
- a CDS encoding MOSC domain-containing protein, translating into MADHLVSLPDDLQVTRKFKLSGQVEGVFGTPAIDDFQTLPVDRLELTFEGIPGDRHAGFTRKSGGREPWYPRGTEMCNERQISILSVEELGIIAERMEIPDLKSEWIGGNITLSGVPNLSLVPPRTRLVFEGGLVIRVDGDNAPCRFAGAAIAKNYPDRDGLDLLFAQKARRLRGLVGFIEKPGEVLVGEAVTAHIPEQWIYQPVS; encoded by the coding sequence ATGGCCGACCATCTTGTCAGTCTTCCTGATGATCTGCAGGTAACCCGCAAATTCAAACTCTCCGGACAGGTGGAAGGCGTGTTTGGCACACCGGCCATCGATGATTTTCAAACCCTGCCAGTAGACCGCCTTGAACTGACTTTTGAAGGTATTCCGGGCGACCGGCATGCAGGGTTTACACGCAAGTCCGGTGGACGGGAGCCTTGGTATCCGCGCGGCACCGAGATGTGCAACGAGCGCCAGATTTCGATCCTGTCTGTTGAGGAGCTCGGCATCATTGCTGAACGGATGGAGATCCCTGACCTGAAATCGGAATGGATCGGCGGTAACATTACCCTGTCCGGCGTTCCCAATCTGTCGCTGGTGCCGCCACGAACACGGCTCGTGTTTGAAGGTGGATTGGTGATCCGGGTCGATGGCGATAACGCACCGTGCCGCTTCGCCGGGGCGGCCATTGCGAAAAACTATCCTGACCGCGACGGGTTGGATCTTCTGTTTGCGCAAAAGGCGCGCCGTCTGCGTGGACTCGTTGGATTCATTGAAAAACCTGGTGAGGTTCTTGTCGGCGAGGCTGTGACCGCTCACATTCCGGAGCAATGGATCTATCAGCCTGTTAGTTGA
- a CDS encoding RidA family protein, with protein sequence MLPIHHMIDRGPRPVAPFSHAVEVDGWVFVTGQMPTDPDAPDAPLPDGVAAQTERVMENLKIVLGGLELGLENVTFARVYLTQFERDYEEMNETYRSFFEDGKLPGRTCIGVTGLAVGALVEIDLIARRP encoded by the coding sequence ATGCTGCCAATCCATCACATGATCGATCGAGGTCCACGACCAGTTGCTCCATTTTCTCACGCGGTGGAAGTTGACGGCTGGGTATTTGTCACCGGACAAATGCCGACAGATCCAGATGCTCCTGATGCGCCCTTGCCGGATGGGGTGGCCGCCCAGACCGAACGGGTTATGGAGAACCTCAAGATCGTATTGGGTGGGCTGGAACTGGGGCTGGAGAATGTGACCTTCGCTCGAGTGTATCTGACACAATTCGAACGGGACTATGAAGAGATGAACGAGACCTATCGCTCGTTCTTCGAAGACGGCAAGTTGCCGGGCCGCACTTGTATTGGGGTGACCGGTCTTGCCGTTGGTGCCTTGGTCGAGATCGATCTGATCGCCCGCCGGCCATAA
- a CDS encoding type IV pili methyl-accepting chemotaxis transducer N-terminal domain-containing protein, which produces MTQPELNESTFARLINIAGRQRMLSQRVGFLSAVLNSVQSQTEDQELQQSDSRLEMLKMAAADFERGFTVLRQGDPSQDLPFWDSEGIRAILAGTGSQKGLRTISHFMTETRHTISVLESGKTRPDQELEAFSTFVLTDVLGVLQQIVTALEHDFQTETAKRQKQRDQEIDRVRAAVEEIQRASKFSRLIALNAKISANRAGQHGSEFRALTDEIKQISDDITESSDDIIRFLAFA; this is translated from the coding sequence ATGACGCAGCCGGAGTTGAACGAAAGTACATTTGCCAGATTGATCAACATCGCTGGCCGGCAACGCATGTTGTCCCAGCGTGTCGGCTTTCTATCGGCGGTTCTCAATTCCGTTCAATCGCAAACAGAAGATCAAGAACTGCAGCAATCCGACAGCCGTCTTGAAATGCTAAAGATGGCCGCTGCCGATTTTGAGCGCGGTTTTACAGTACTTCGACAAGGGGACCCGTCTCAGGATCTGCCATTTTGGGATTCAGAGGGTATCCGCGCCATATTAGCGGGGACCGGCAGTCAAAAGGGCCTGCGAACAATCAGTCACTTTATGACTGAAACCCGGCATACAATCAGCGTTTTGGAAAGTGGCAAAACCCGGCCAGACCAGGAGCTTGAGGCATTCTCCACATTCGTTTTGACCGATGTACTTGGCGTTTTGCAGCAAATTGTCACCGCCCTTGAACACGACTTTCAAACAGAAACGGCAAAGCGGCAGAAACAACGTGACCAGGAAATCGACAGGGTCCGGGCTGCGGTCGAAGAAATCCAGCGCGCTTCGAAATTCTCGCGCCTAATTGCCCTGAACGCCAAGATTTCGGCCAACAGGGCCGGCCAACATGGTAGCGAATTCCGGGCATTGACCGATGAAATCAAACAGATTTCAGACGATATTACGGAAAGCTCTGATGATATCATCCGCTTTCTTGCCTTTGCCTGA
- a CDS encoding ABC transporter substrate-binding protein, translated as MDKHPKSSVPKVFGILAGLAQVCFANSDALADRVLFVQDNAYPPYMTVKDGAAGGLYAAILNEAKERLGSSELEILAVPWTRATVLVKNGSAQGLVGSYYKPQDRPWIRHWSEPIFHEEVSIFCRSGIAQPGWIYPDDYKGLLFGNVAGYRAPGDRFFELVAQGQIKLEEAQTTEQNLSKLSLERIDCYVVERVATEILIREKNITNVDNVGTASMEAAYIGYSDKWTGPEADAFIEAMDAVIKTMKKDGTIDRIVSRYPES; from the coding sequence TTGGATAAACATCCAAAGTCATCTGTTCCCAAGGTGTTCGGCATTTTGGCGGGTCTGGCTCAAGTGTGTTTTGCCAATTCTGACGCATTGGCGGACCGGGTATTGTTTGTGCAAGACAACGCCTATCCACCTTATATGACTGTAAAAGACGGTGCGGCCGGTGGTCTTTACGCGGCAATCTTAAATGAGGCCAAAGAACGCCTCGGGTCGAGTGAGTTGGAAATTCTAGCGGTTCCTTGGACAAGGGCAACGGTTCTCGTCAAGAACGGCAGTGCGCAAGGATTGGTTGGAAGCTACTACAAACCGCAGGACCGCCCCTGGATCCGGCATTGGTCCGAGCCGATTTTCCATGAAGAAGTCAGCATTTTCTGCCGGTCAGGTATTGCGCAACCTGGCTGGATCTATCCTGATGACTACAAAGGCCTCCTGTTTGGCAATGTCGCCGGATATAGAGCCCCGGGCGACCGATTTTTCGAGTTGGTCGCGCAAGGCCAGATCAAATTGGAAGAAGCCCAGACCACGGAACAAAACTTGAGCAAACTTTCCCTCGAACGGATCGATTGTTACGTGGTGGAGCGTGTCGCAACGGAAATTCTAATCCGCGAAAAGAACATCACCAATGTCGACAACGTCGGCACCGCCTCCATGGAAGCGGCTTACATCGGCTATTCCGATAAGTGGACCGGCCCGGAAGCGGACGCGTTTATCGAGGCGATGGACGCTGTAATAAAAACCATGAAAAAAGATGGGACGATTGACAGGATCGTCTCCCGTTATCCGGAAAGTTGA
- a CDS encoding metalloregulator ArsR/SmtB family transcription factor, with translation MSDRTRTRLLNALKVSGPQTAAELAKTLEVTSVAVRQQLDGLLEDKLVVFEDLKGTVGRPKRNWSLSEQGHGQFPDNHAALILGLLNGVTDLYGKDGLDKLIARREEQSRQLYSEAVSANDDLGGKVAALAALRSREGYMAEVEADDDGFLLIENHCSICAAATACQGFCRSELSLFKAVLGGGVAVERQEHLLSGDRRCVYRIANTS, from the coding sequence ATGTCAGACCGCACACGTACCCGATTGCTCAATGCCCTGAAGGTGTCCGGCCCGCAGACCGCAGCCGAACTTGCCAAGACGCTGGAGGTCACTTCCGTTGCCGTCCGCCAACAGCTCGATGGGCTGCTGGAGGACAAGCTGGTCGTTTTTGAAGACCTTAAAGGGACCGTTGGCCGGCCAAAACGGAACTGGTCGTTGAGCGAGCAAGGCCATGGCCAGTTTCCAGACAATCATGCGGCGCTGATTTTGGGGTTGTTGAACGGCGTTACAGATCTCTATGGCAAGGACGGTCTCGACAAATTGATTGCGCGGCGCGAAGAGCAAAGCCGACAGCTATATTCAGAGGCTGTTAGCGCGAACGATGATCTGGGTGGCAAGGTTGCGGCACTGGCGGCCCTTCGCAGCCGGGAAGGCTATATGGCCGAAGTGGAAGCGGACGATGACGGGTTCTTGTTGATTGAGAACCATTGTTCGATCTGCGCGGCTGCCACAGCTTGTCAGGGCTTCTGCCGGTCCGAACTTAGTCTGTTTAAGGCTGTGTTGGGCGGCGGAGTCGCGGTGGAGCGCCAAGAGCACCTCTTGTCGGGGGACCGCCGCTGCGTTTACCGGATTGCGAACACCAGCTGA
- a CDS encoding ABC transporter substrate-binding protein: protein MTIKKTLTVLASAVSIIWLGSYQLSASGDIKTITLVQDSDYPPFMIAEHAGPAGIYADIVRAADERLPGYNILLTASPWPRAKFLVETGRANGLVGTYHKPIRRPWIRHFSTPLATETIYVYCRDGVAKETWNYPQDYAGLLFTNNAGFATPGTKFFELVEQGKIEVIEEQTTDENLRLLHIGRADCYVQEQVAVEISLRLNKFHNIKPIRKVLKEPAHIGYSEHWSASDGDAFIQEMDQVLEEMAQDGTISDIIMKWTDGTI, encoded by the coding sequence ATGACGATAAAGAAAACTCTCACTGTTCTGGCTTCGGCCGTCTCCATCATCTGGCTTGGTAGCTACCAGTTGAGCGCCAGCGGAGACATCAAAACAATTACATTGGTTCAGGATTCCGACTATCCCCCATTTATGATTGCTGAGCATGCTGGTCCGGCCGGAATTTATGCAGACATTGTTCGCGCAGCCGACGAACGTTTGCCAGGCTACAACATTCTGCTGACTGCCTCTCCCTGGCCGCGGGCCAAATTCCTGGTCGAAACCGGCCGGGCCAATGGTCTTGTGGGAACTTACCATAAACCGATACGCCGGCCCTGGATCCGGCACTTCTCAACTCCACTGGCAACCGAAACGATTTATGTCTATTGCCGGGATGGAGTCGCCAAGGAGACCTGGAACTACCCGCAAGATTATGCGGGCCTTCTGTTTACCAACAATGCCGGATTTGCAACTCCAGGCACTAAGTTCTTCGAGTTGGTCGAGCAAGGCAAGATCGAAGTCATTGAAGAACAGACAACCGATGAGAACCTGCGCTTACTGCATATCGGGCGTGCCGATTGCTATGTGCAGGAACAAGTTGCTGTTGAGATCTCCTTACGCTTGAATAAGTTTCACAACATCAAACCGATCCGCAAAGTGCTGAAAGAACCGGCGCATATTGGCTATAGCGAGCATTGGAGCGCGTCGGACGGGGATGCATTTATCCAAGAGATGGACCAAGTTCTGGAAGAGATGGCCCAAGACGGAACAATCAGCGACATCATCATGAAGTGGACCGACGGCACGATCTAG
- a CDS encoding dienelactone hydrolase yields the protein MSHSLLKALVFTAFSSILVPVEAMSENRIDLIRPDAPELAAHGPHSVGRLTLELTNPDQYDIVRIAADETPERYDRPLTLEVFYPAEPHDASEAMRVILRDGQRQADILGLSKQNATADRNTAPYPLVLISHGYPGNRFLMSHLAENLATKGYVVASIDHTDSLYHDKAAFGSTLVNRPLDQMFVLNEMDRLSKAKETPLAGLINTERTALIGYSMGGYGAIISAGGGVTDKAIDYDWGAPDGLLGIHKAGSSSHEALLDPRLKAIVAIGPWGRNRDFWDAKGLSGVRIPALYVAGSVDDVSEYETGIRKIWEESTGTIRHLLTFVSANHNAAAPMPAPAESYAFSEELGWAPFDHYADAVWDTVRMNNILQHFTTAFVDLHLKHDTDKAAYLDLVPTAEDGVMAKNDDGTLSPDHTYWHGFADRTAKGLKFETLGKGK from the coding sequence GTGTCCCATTCATTGCTAAAAGCGCTTGTTTTTACAGCTTTCTCCTCAATTTTGGTGCCAGTAGAAGCCATGTCTGAAAACCGGATTGACCTCATCCGCCCGGATGCCCCGGAGCTCGCCGCCCACGGACCACACAGTGTTGGCCGGCTGACGCTGGAGCTAACGAACCCCGATCAATACGACATTGTCCGGATCGCAGCGGACGAAACACCGGAACGATACGACCGCCCGTTAACACTAGAAGTGTTTTATCCGGCTGAGCCTCATGACGCCTCGGAAGCGATGCGCGTGATTTTGCGCGATGGCCAACGGCAAGCCGATATACTCGGGCTTTCCAAGCAAAACGCCACCGCTGACCGGAACACTGCCCCCTACCCGCTTGTTTTGATTTCTCATGGCTATCCGGGCAACCGGTTTTTGATGAGCCATTTGGCAGAAAACCTCGCGACAAAGGGCTATGTGGTCGCTTCGATCGATCACACCGACAGCCTCTATCACGATAAGGCGGCTTTTGGTTCAACGCTGGTCAACCGGCCGTTGGATCAGATGTTTGTCCTGAATGAAATGGACAGGCTGTCAAAGGCCAAGGAGACACCTCTCGCGGGTCTCATCAACACGGAGCGGACAGCCTTAATCGGCTATTCCATGGGCGGTTATGGCGCCATTATTTCCGCCGGCGGCGGGGTGACCGACAAGGCGATCGACTATGATTGGGGAGCTCCCGATGGCTTGCTTGGCATACATAAAGCCGGCAGCAGCAGCCATGAAGCGCTTTTGGATCCACGGCTAAAAGCCATTGTTGCAATTGGTCCCTGGGGCCGGAACCGGGATTTCTGGGATGCTAAGGGGCTTTCGGGTGTCCGCATCCCAGCGCTCTACGTTGCCGGCAGCGTGGATGATGTTTCTGAATACGAAACCGGCATCCGCAAGATCTGGGAGGAAAGCACAGGTACTATCCGGCATTTATTGACGTTTGTCAGCGCCAATCACAACGCAGCTGCGCCGATGCCGGCACCGGCAGAATCCTATGCTTTTAGTGAGGAGCTTGGCTGGGCCCCATTTGATCATTACGCCGATGCGGTTTGGGATACGGTGCGTATGAACAACATCTTGCAGCACTTCACGACCGCCTTTGTCGACCTGCATCTGAAACACGACACCGACAAAGCCGCTTATCTCGACCTTGTGCCGACCGCAGAAGATGGTGTCATGGCCAAGAACGACGATGGGACGCTGTCTCCGGATCACACCTATTGGCACGGTTTTGCGGATCGGACAGCCAAGGGGCTGAAATTCGAAACGCTAGGCAAAGGCAAATAG
- a CDS encoding bifunctional diguanylate cyclase/phosphodiesterase, whose product MNFHPYFKMQTIVEKSRYFIRWFLIDTLEPEIALAKCKELNSQIPPLYLLIILNAVAAAYTYRDLAPAYLTIGTLTPILAFTALRLTSWVRSRHIELTPQQAIRKLRQTAVLAGVVAALYVSWSFALKSYGGITEQSHVAIVITTTVFGCVFCLMHLPQAAILVMLIVTAPYLVFFLSKNQEVYAAIALNLFLVSLVILKVLFNSYNAFVNLIKSRTELATKHQETERLNSENERLSHTDFLTDLPNRRYFFKKIDKHLEAVKDSREPFTVGVIDLDHFKQVNDTYGHKTGDQLLVAVASRIQNLDLPDLEICRLGGDEFGLLFLGAPNTAASVAQTICDRLQRPYQIGEMSITIGASCGLAKFPEAGETTHELFDRSDYALYNSKTTVRGSVTVYSADHEAKIRSDRAIESALQRADVYVQFQVHLQPIVALPDRTITGFEALARWTSPELGQISPDVFIQVAERTGQIQRLTVQLFAMAVDQISALPDNLRLSFNLSAHDISSPETVGRLLKIIKNHHIDPARITFEITETSVIDSYEAAETCLNKLRDAGCRLALDDFGTGYSSLGYLHKLPIDCVKIDRSFIANLDDPISGGVVTSVLNLCRTMQIACVVEGVENLSQLDALEELHCPFVQGYLFCPPMPFDEISESLASSEAIAGLPLAPKNETKHHHQAAI is encoded by the coding sequence ATGAATTTTCACCCATACTTTAAGATGCAAACCATTGTCGAAAAGTCGCGGTATTTTATTCGTTGGTTTTTGATTGATACACTTGAGCCAGAAATCGCACTCGCAAAGTGCAAAGAACTGAATTCTCAGATCCCGCCGCTTTATCTGCTTATCATTTTGAACGCAGTTGCAGCTGCTTATACATACCGCGATTTGGCACCGGCTTACCTGACAATCGGCACCCTCACGCCAATCCTTGCCTTTACAGCGTTACGGCTTACTTCTTGGGTCCGCTCCCGCCATATTGAGCTCACTCCCCAACAAGCAATCCGCAAATTGCGCCAGACAGCTGTGTTGGCCGGTGTGGTAGCGGCTCTGTACGTTTCATGGTCTTTCGCTCTGAAAAGCTATGGCGGCATCACAGAACAAAGTCATGTCGCAATCGTCATCACAACGACGGTCTTTGGCTGTGTCTTCTGCCTCATGCATTTGCCGCAAGCTGCCATCTTGGTCATGCTGATTGTAACTGCGCCATATCTTGTTTTTTTTCTCAGCAAAAATCAGGAAGTTTATGCGGCAATCGCCTTGAACCTTTTCCTAGTGTCCCTTGTTATCCTGAAAGTCCTGTTCAACAGCTACAACGCTTTTGTAAACTTGATAAAATCCCGGACTGAGCTGGCAACCAAACACCAAGAAACAGAACGGCTGAATAGCGAAAACGAGCGGCTGTCCCACACCGACTTTCTTACAGATCTGCCCAACCGCCGGTACTTCTTCAAGAAAATAGACAAGCACTTGGAAGCCGTCAAAGACAGCAGAGAGCCTTTTACGGTCGGTGTGATTGACTTAGACCACTTCAAGCAAGTCAACGATACCTATGGCCACAAAACTGGCGATCAGCTTTTGGTGGCGGTGGCGTCCCGTATTCAAAACCTTGACCTGCCGGACCTCGAAATCTGCCGGCTCGGCGGTGATGAATTTGGACTGTTGTTTTTAGGCGCGCCAAACACCGCAGCCTCGGTCGCGCAAACAATCTGCGACCGCCTTCAGCGCCCCTATCAAATCGGCGAAATGAGCATCACCATCGGCGCCTCTTGCGGGCTGGCCAAATTCCCGGAAGCGGGCGAGACCACACACGAATTGTTCGACCGCTCAGATTATGCGCTCTACAATTCCAAAACCACGGTCCGCGGCAGCGTCACGGTTTATTCTGCCGACCACGAAGCCAAGATCCGCTCTGACAGAGCTATCGAAAGCGCTTTGCAACGGGCTGATGTTTACGTGCAATTCCAGGTACATCTTCAGCCTATTGTTGCCCTTCCGGACCGGACGATCACTGGTTTTGAAGCGCTCGCACGCTGGACCAGTCCAGAACTCGGCCAAATCTCACCGGATGTTTTCATTCAAGTCGCGGAGCGTACCGGACAAATTCAACGGCTCACAGTTCAGCTGTTTGCTATGGCCGTAGACCAAATCAGCGCTCTGCCGGACAACTTGAGGCTGTCTTTCAATCTTTCGGCCCACGATATCTCGTCCCCTGAAACCGTTGGCCGATTGCTGAAGATTATTAAAAACCACCACATCGATCCGGCTCGGATTACTTTTGAAATCACCGAGACATCGGTCATTGACAGTTATGAGGCGGCCGAAACCTGCTTGAACAAACTGCGGGACGCAGGGTGTAGATTGGCGCTGGACGATTTCGGCACCGGATACTCCAGCCTTGGCTATCTCCATAAGCTTCCGATCGATTGTGTGAAAATCGACCGGAGTTTCATAGCCAATCTCGATGATCCGATTTCAGGCGGTGTTGTGACATCGGTTTTGAACCTTTGCCGCACTATGCAAATTGCTTGTGTCGTAGAAGGTGTTGAAAATCTCAGTCAGCTGGACGCTTTGGAAGAACTGCATTGCCCATTCGTTCAAGGCTATCTGTTTTGCCCGCCAATGCCGTTTGACGAAATTTCGGAAAGTCTGGCGAGCTCCGAGGCTATTGCCGGTTTGCCGCTTGCGCCAAAGAACGAAACAAAACACCATCATCAGGCCGCAATTTAG
- a CDS encoding DUF2293 domain-containing protein, with the protein MTGGTKRQKDMRKALRILVPRVPMADAEAILALALAGHLRHLPPYIAVWQATTSHIRHNHTDYDALLDEGYDRDAARFFVIDAMNLVLENWGCQKRLSADDNSLD; encoded by the coding sequence ATGACTGGTGGCACCAAACGGCAGAAAGACATGCGCAAGGCGCTCCGCATTTTGGTGCCACGGGTACCGATGGCCGATGCAGAAGCGATTTTGGCCTTGGCGCTGGCCGGTCACTTGCGTCATCTGCCGCCCTACATTGCCGTTTGGCAGGCAACAACCAGCCACATCCGCCACAATCACACGGACTATGATGCTTTATTGGACGAAGGCTATGATCGGGATGCTGCGCGTTTTTTTGTCATCGATGCCATGAATTTGGTTTTGGAAAACTGGGGCTGCCAGAAACGGCTTTCGGCAGACGACAACAGTCTTGACTAA